Below is a genomic region from Rhodospirillum centenum SW.
AGGTGCGCGACACCCTGGAGGATCTGGCCAAGGTCGAGCAGATGCCGAAGCTCGAAGGCAAGCAGATGATCATGGTGCTGGCTCCCCGCTGACCGCGGTGGGCCCGGCCGGCGCCCTGCCCGGCCGATCCCGTCCTTGCAAAACCCCCGCCTGCGGCTCCGCGGCGGGGGTTTTCCGTTTCCGGGTCCGCGACGGACATCGGCGGCGTCAGCCGAAACCTCAGCCGAAACCCAGGAAAAGCGCCAGAGAGCGCGTGACGGCGATCAGGCTCCCCTCGTCCAGCCGGCCGAACGGGGCGCCGACCTTCTCCGGTCATCCAGGTCCGCCCCGGCGGCATCCAGGAAATCCAGCAGGGCGGGATCGGCACGATCGGCCCGGGCCGTCACCCGCGCCTGCCGCCGGCATTCCTCGGCCAGGCCCGGCCGCGCGCAGGGCGGCGCGGCGCCTGCGGACCCGCTTGGCCGACGATGCGGCATCGCTCCCTCCCGTTGCAGCCCGGTACAGGAGACATGCGCCGCGGGCCGGACCCGGGTCAATCCCCTCCCCGATTCCGCGTCCGGCCCCCGCAAAAGCGAAGGGCCGGGGGATCGCTCCCCCGGCCCTTGCCGATCCGTTGCGCGGGGGCGCCGCCGGTCAGGCGGCGACCTTCACGCCGGCGCCGCGCACCTTCTCGTCCACATGCTCGGCGAACTGGGTGAAGTTCGCCTCGAAGCGGCGGGCCACCTCGCGCGCCGTGTCCTCGTAGGCGCGCTTGTCGGTCCAGGTGTTCTTCGGCTGGAGCACCTCGGTCGGCACGCCGTCGCAGCCCTCTGGCACCATGAGGCCGAAGCTCGCCTCCGGGACGTGCGGCACGGTGGCCAGACGGCCATCCAGCACCGCGCGCACCAGGGCGCGGGTGTGGGCGATGGACATGCGCTTGCCGGTGCCGTAGGCGCCGCCGGTCCAGCCGGTGTTGACCAGCCAGCAGTTGGCGCCGCCGCGGGAAATGCGCTCGCCCAGCAGCTTGGCGTAGGCGCTGGGGTGGCGCGGCATGAAGGGCGCGCCGAAGCAGGTGCTGAAGGTCGCCTGCGGCTCCGTCACCCCCTTCTCCGTGCCGGCCACGCGCGAGGTGTAGCCGGACAGGAAGTGGTACATCGCCTGTTCCGGCGTCAGCTTGGAGATCGGCGGCAGCACGCCGAAGGCGTCCGCCGTCAGCATGATGATGTTCTGCGGCTGCCCGCCCATGCCGCTGTTGCTGGCGTTGGGGATGAAGTCGATCGGGTAGCAGGCGCGGGTGTTCTCGGTGTGGCGCGCATCGTCCAGGTCAAGCTCCCGGGTGCCCGGGTCCATGACGACGTTCTCCAGCACCGTGCCGAAGCGGCGGGTGGTGGCGTAGATCTCCGGCTCGGCCTCGGGCGACAGGCGGATCACCTTGGCGTAGCAGCCGCCCTCGAAATTGAAGACCGAGGTGTCGGACCAGCCGTGCTCGTCGTCCCCGATCAGGGTGCGGCTGCCGTCGGCCGACAGGGTGGTCTTGCCGGTGCCCGACAGGCCGAAGAAGATCGCCGTGTCGCCGGCCGGGCCGATGTTGGCCGAGCAGTGCATCGGCAGGATGCCGCGCGCCGGCAGCAGGAAGTTCAGGATCGTGAAGACCGACTTCTTGATCTCGCCGGCGTAGCTGGTGCCGCCGATCAGGACCAGGCGCTTCTTGAAGTTGACCAGGATGAAGGTCTCGGTCCGGGTGCCGTCGCGCTCCGGCACCGCGCGGAAGTCCGGCACCTGCAGCACGGTGAAGCCCGGCTCGAACTCCCGGCGGTCGCACAGCTTCGGCCGGATGAACATGTTCTGGGCGAACAGGTTGTGCCAGGCGTGCTGGGTCACGATGCGGACCGGCAGGCGGTGGTCCGGGTCGGCGCCGGCGTAGAGATCCTGGACGAAGACCTCGCGGCCCTGGAGATAGGCCTGGACACGGGCGAGCAGACGGTCGAACGCGTCCTCGGAGATCGCCTTGTTGTTGCCCCACCAGATCTGGTCGGCGGTGGTCTCTTCCTGGACGATGTACTTGTCGTTGGGGGACCGGCCGGTGTGCTGGCCGGTCAGGGCCACCAGGGGTCCGTCCTTCGCCATCTGCGCTTCGCCGCGGCGGATCGCCTGCTCGTAGAGCGCGGCGGCGGAAAGGTTCCAATGCGCGGCCTTCAGGTGGCTCAGGCCCAGGTAATCCAGGCCGAAGCTGCTGATGACGGGACCGGTCATGTGCACTTTGGCGTTCTCCTCTGGTGCGATCGCACGGGGGCGACGGGCCCGGTTCCCTGCATGCCCGGCACACTGCACGCAAGCGAGGGGGCGGCGCGCGGACCGGCGCCTGCCCCTGTAACGGTGCCCTGATGTAACGGCGGTGTAGACTTACCGTTCTGCCCGACGGGCCGCAACCCTCCGCCAAGGAGGGAGCTACGCGAGCTTTGCCATACGACATTTCGGATTACGCAGGGCAGAAGGCTCCCGGCACCGTTTCCGGCCCTTCTCACAGAGGTTGCGCGGCCCGTGCCTGCCGGACCAGCCGGACCAGTTCCGCCCGCGCCTCCTCCGCCGTCGTGACGGTCCTCCCGAAGGGCAGGCGCGCGCTGGCGCCGCCGGCCCGCAGGTCGCAGCCCTCCGGGTCCAGCCCGGTCAGGCGCCAGTCGCCGGCCGGCCGGCCCAGCAGCACGGTGGCGTAGAGCGCCACGGCATCGGCATGGTCGGCGTTCATGTGGCCGATGATGTCCCCTTCCCGCGCCGTCAGTTCCGCGCAGGCCGCGGCGGGCAGCAGCAGGTCGGCGGCGGCGATCCAGCGGATGCGGCCGAAGCCGGCCACCAGATGCGCCCGCTCCGGCCGCAGCCGCCACAGCGCGAAGTCGGAGAAGCCGGCATACTGCGCCGCCTCCGGGTGGCGCGCCACGAAACGGTCGCGCAGCCGCGGCTCCGCCGTGCGCTCCATCTTACCCAGCACGGACAGGCGCGGCCCGGTCAGCGGCTCGTCCAGCCCGCCGGTGCCGTCGAACAGCAGCCCGGCCCGCGGGTCCTGCTCCAGATTGCGGGTGTGCTCCGCCAGCCCGGAGATCAGCAGCAGCGGCGTGGCGTCCAGGTCCAGGGCCACCAGCACCAGGGACGGCAGCGGCCAGCCTTCACGGTCACGCTGCGCCGTCGCCAGCGCCGCCCGGCCGCAGCCGCGCATCACCGCCCGGCCGGTCGCCGGCCCCTCGCCCGTCCAGGCATCCTCCGGCGGAGATGGGGTCATGTCGCTCATCGTTCGCCTCCCCTGCTGCACGCTCCCGGGTGGTCCCACCCGTGCGGCCCCTTCCGCGCGGTTTCGTCCGTCCGCTGCGGCAGGCCCCGTGTCCTGCGATCCAAATGATGCCATATTGCAGGCGATCCTGAACCCGATGGATCGGGCGGGACCGCCGGGCGGCGGCTTCGCC
It encodes:
- a CDS encoding phosphoenolpyruvate carboxykinase, which codes for MTGPVISSFGLDYLGLSHLKAAHWNLSAAALYEQAIRRGEAQMAKDGPLVALTGQHTGRSPNDKYIVQEETTADQIWWGNNKAISEDAFDRLLARVQAYLQGREVFVQDLYAGADPDHRLPVRIVTQHAWHNLFAQNMFIRPKLCDRREFEPGFTVLQVPDFRAVPERDGTRTETFILVNFKKRLVLIGGTSYAGEIKKSVFTILNFLLPARGILPMHCSANIGPAGDTAIFFGLSGTGKTTLSADGSRTLIGDDEHGWSDTSVFNFEGGCYAKVIRLSPEAEPEIYATTRRFGTVLENVVMDPGTRELDLDDARHTENTRACYPIDFIPNASNSGMGGQPQNIIMLTADAFGVLPPISKLTPEQAMYHFLSGYTSRVAGTEKGVTEPQATFSTCFGAPFMPRHPSAYAKLLGERISRGGANCWLVNTGWTGGAYGTGKRMSIAHTRALVRAVLDGRLATVPHVPEASFGLMVPEGCDGVPTEVLQPKNTWTDKRAYEDTAREVARRFEANFTQFAEHVDEKVRGAGVKVAA
- a CDS encoding HugZ family protein, coding for MSDMTPSPPEDAWTGEGPATGRAVMRGCGRAALATAQRDREGWPLPSLVLVALDLDATPLLLISGLAEHTRNLEQDPRAGLLFDGTGGLDEPLTGPRLSVLGKMERTAEPRLRDRFVARHPEAAQYAGFSDFALWRLRPERAHLVAGFGRIRWIAAADLLLPAAACAELTAREGDIIGHMNADHADAVALYATVLLGRPAGDWRLTGLDPEGCDLRAGGASARLPFGRTVTTAEEARAELVRLVRQARAAQPL
- a CDS encoding antitoxin MazE-like protein translates to MPHRRPSGSAGAAPPCARPGLAEECRRQARVTARADRADPALLDFLDAAGADLDDRRRSAPRSAGWTRGA